The sequence CCCGCCCATGCTTGATGACCTGCCCCTGGAACAAGAATCCAATGATCTATACAAGCAAGCCAACGCCGCACCGCCCCAGTCATATTTACCAATGTCTGAGACTATTTCCAGACAGGGGGCGTAGTGCATACTCACGTATTGGCTCTTGTCATTGAGGAATGAGGAGCCAATCAAGCACAGTATAAATGCCCTTGCAATTTGGTCAGCTTCTTTATCATCTTTCGGATTCTTCTTCCAGTACGGAGTGCAAAGGCTTTCATACGGCACTCTCCTTTCCCCTGCCAGTAGGTCTGCAATTGGCTTCCCAAACAATTTCACCACCTTGTTCTTGTTTCTGTAAATGTCCAAGTCGTACGTTAATCGCTTCCCACCAACACGCAATCCTGTGATAGCTGCGAAGTCCGTCGGGGTCATTGTCATCTCTCCAACTTCATCGAAGGGGAATGTGTGGGTAGTGTCCCACCATCTCTCAGCTAAGGCCACAAGTAATGGCCTATCCCCTTTCTTTCCATGTCCCAGTATTGacaaaaagggcaaaaatCCAGATTCTTTCACCTTTGCTTTCACCGTGTCGTGCATTGCTTTGTTATACCATGTAGCACATATGTCGTTGTTTCCACACcctctgattttttttaaagtgagcTGCATAAATAATTTTGGGTTTAGTAATCTTCATTTGATTGTGACCCggtaaacaaaatttattccAATGTGTGAAATGCGAAATGTAAACTTAAATAATAATACCTTGAAGGAGATATGTTCCTCCAAATCGAAGTGAAGCACGGGTGAACAAGGATTGCGGTCTCTTGGTATGAACACACGTACCCCGAACACCCCATTACCCATAGGACCCGATATTCGTTTGGCTGGCGTCCGTTTTTTCGAGCTTGAGGAAGCCGCTGAAGAGTTACCTTTCGTACCCTGTGCAACTGTGGTCTTCAGGCGACGGGAACCTTGAACAGATGGTCTAACCTCGGTGGCCTTGTGTTTCGTCCTCATTGTTGATTCGAATATCCTTCATTATTGATTTCAAATGGCAAACAATATCCAACCGATTATCTCTATCTCAACATCAAACAATACAGTAACAAgtttgaccaaaaataaaacaacacaTTAACGAGACATAATCTCAACCTGTTCATTGTTAAAAAACACCCACAACGAAATATAGACAATGACATCTCCAAAATGACAGCAATGACAGCCAAAGGATAACAATTACAGCCAAACCAGCAATCTATCTTCACTGCCGCAGctcataatttatatattaagcTTGACCTAGCTTTTTCCAAACCAGCAAATACATCTCaaaaatgaaagcaaataCATCTcgaaaatgaaagcaaataCATCTGGATGCGTAATGAAAAGCCAGCCAAACCAGCAATTACATctggaaaaaaatttgcagCCCATTCTAGGAACGAACCCTTCTCTAAGGTAAAACAATGTTTTTAGAAATCTTCAAATAGATTCATGGGATTTGCCAAATCAGACCCTTTAGATTTATAATGATGACAGATGGAATGGTGATTGACAACAATTGCTGTATACTTCCCTTGGAACTCAGAACAAGCCAATTCAGTGAATGTTCAGAAGATATGATTCGTTTACTTTATCCTTACAGCCTTACAACGAGTACAATGAAAAAGAACTTTGTTCCTTctttaacaaaaataacaagGAGAAAAAGCTAATAATAAGGTCTCCTGCATCCTTCCCCCCACCGTTCTCCAATCAGAAGAAATGCAAAAAGTGACAAAAGGTGAAGTTTTTTGATTTAATGAACAGAAAAGTGGGAAtgttttttcaataaaaccaAAACTCAATAAACTGAGATTCTGAG comes from Prunus dulcis unplaced genomic scaffold, ALMONDv2, whole genome shotgun sequence and encodes:
- the LOC117613204 gene encoding uncharacterized protein LOC117613204, with translation MRTKHKATEVRPSVQGSRRLKTTVAQGTKGNSSAASSSSKKRTPAKRISGPMGNGVFGVRVFIPRDRNPCSPVLHFDLEEHISFKLTLKKIRGCGNNDICATWYNKAMHDTVKAKVKESGFLPFLSILGHGKKGDRPLLVALAERWWDTTHTFPFDEVGEMTMTPTDFAAITGLRVGGKRLTYDLDIYRNKNKVVKLFGKPIADLLAGERRVPYESLCTPYWKKNPKDDKEADQIARAFILCLIGSSFLNDKSQYVSMHYAPCLEIVSDIGKYDWGGAALACLYRSLDSCSRGRSSSMGGYWRAWEVWACEYLKPFALSRPSGTLNTWPRTLRWVGAKSKRDLQHHLEHFRVMMRHLTNDQRVAMQSLGTTEPQVPKIPPTTMLSDYKLNDEAEVREALNGYPASEWLANSSNYGHYRDEYIRYRHYEDLREAEGEDRNLGGAKIRVGNISPQPWSVRIPCWAAENGSKLVRIPRGQDSLDLPLPAGVTHVTAEAATEILELNAGLNAVLFSTSLEVSIEISRLRQEIVSRSTFISD